In one window of Solanum pennellii chromosome 2, SPENNV200 DNA:
- the LOC107008647 gene encoding uncharacterized protein LOC107008647 isoform X3: MAALSHFFYQYLFLPLATVFAFVSLYLSPLFNSITTFFHRSNKNSGFKDDYQKIYDFPETEQQLGYESDVFKDVAEFPNSETNETEFNFKFKFPTYEEFCKSKEDKVEFVTSTFKVKSPTKTEVFETEDSKEVHSNIEAIDEEDKKEDLSNLERNEDEINEEEKGDLCNLESDKDETEKTEELNPMKGESDNRKDQFQKELDFTDDSLFQSEKDSISTDSDTVSIGFDHVCYLMNKLVDSYSDGFLTDENFGGEFELDHEMSEENQESDADDSDCEIMEDLKKFEQDQAPRFLSEDDFHDNSYKLFGNGDANNLETLREHQELIEQLKLELRKVRDTGLPTILEESDTLKWEDSEPWKFDEKLQREDCMSELHKFYKSYRERMRKFDILTYQKMYAIGYLQKDPLKDPFQCVSRQRHSGPKLKSLISQNIKLFKQKRHNDNTDPMIKFIKELQSDLEVIYVGQMCLSWEFLHWQYGKALSLWDSDPRGTRTYNEVAGEFQQFQVLIQRFIENEHFQGPRVQCYIKSRYDLRNLLQVPLIREDRVKDKNKGRGRDKDEYCITSDMLVEIVEESIRIFWQFIRADKNCSSMMVKGKKGIQHQELIKDLGDLELLMEVQKSLGKVLGVKEYTLKQSLSNFSRKFLK; the protein is encoded by the exons ATGGCTGCTCTTTCTCATTTCTTCTATCAGTATTTGTTTTTGCCTTTAGCTACTGTATTTGCCTTTGTTTCCCTCTATTTGTCTCCTCTGTTCAACTCCATCACCACATTTTTCCACAG ATCAAATAAGAATTCGGGTTTCAAAGATGATTATcagaaaatatatgattttccAGAAACAGAGCAGCAGTTGGGTTATGAATCTGATGTTTTTAAGGATGTTGCTGAATTCCCTAATTCGGAGACGAATGAAACAgagttcaattttaaatttaaattcccAACCTATGAAGAATTTTGTAAAAGCAAGGAAGACAAAGTTGAATTTGTTACCTCTACATTTAAAGTCAAATCGCCAACAAAAACAGAGGTTTTCGAAACAGAGGATTCGAAAGAAGTTCATAGTAATATCGAGGCGATAGATGAGGAAGACAAAAAAGAGGATTTGAGTAATTTAGAGCGCAATGAAGATGAAATAAATGAGGAAGAAAAAGGGGATTTGTGTAATTTAGAGAGTGATAAAGACGAAACGGAGAAAACAGAGGAATTGAATCCCATGAAAGGAGAATCAGATAATCGAAAAGATCAATTTCAAAAGGAACTTGATTTTACTGACGATTCTCTGTTTCAATCTGAAAAGGATTCGATATCTACTGATTCTGATACTGTATCAATTGGTTTTGATCATGTCTGTTATCTCATGAACAAGTTAGTCGATTCGTATAGTGATGGCTTCTTGACAGACGAAAACTTTGGAGGCGAATTTGAACTTGATCATGAAATGTCAGAggaaaatcaagaatctgatGCTGATGATAGTGATTGTGAGATAATGGAAGACCTAAAGAAATTTGAACAAGATCAAGCACCGCGGTTTTTATCTGAGGATGATTTTCATGATAATTCTTACAAGCTATTTGGAAATGGCGATGCAAATAATTTGGAAACGTTACGGGAACACCAAGAATTGATCGAACAATTGAAGTTGGAACTTAGAAAAGTTCGAGATACGGGACTTCCCACTATTTTGGAAGAATCAGATACGCTAAAATGGGAAGATTCGGAGCCATGGAAGTTTGATGAGAAGTTGCAACGCGAAGATTGTATGAGTGAACTTCATAAGTTCTACAAGAGTTATAGAGAAAGAATGCGTAAATTCGACATTTTGACGTACCAGAAAATGTATGCGATAG GTTATCTACAGAAAGATCCACTAAAAGATCCATTTCAATGTGTGTCAAGGCAAAGACATTCAGGTCCAAAACTAAAATCTCttatttcacaaaatattaAGCTATTCAAACAGAAAAGGCATAATGACAATACTGACCCTATGATAAAGTTTATCAAAGAATTGCAGAGTGATCTTGAAGTGATATATGTTGGACAAATGTGTCTTTCATGGGAATTTCTACACTGGCAATATGGAAAAGCTTTAAGTTTATGGGATTCTGATCCTCGTGGTACTCGTACGTATAATGAAGTTGCTGGagaatttcaacaatttcaagTTCTCATACAAAGATTTATAGAAAATGAACATTTTCAAGGGCCTAGAGTTCAATGTTACATCAAGAGTCGATATGATCTTCGTAATCTTCTTCAAGTTCCTCTCATAAGAG AGGACAGAGTCAAAGACAAAAACAAGGGTAGAGGTAGAGATAAAGATGAATATTGCATTACAAGTGACATGTTGGTCGAGATAGTGGAAGAATCAATAAGAATATTTTGGCAATTTATTAGAGCTGATAAAAATTGTTCAAGCATGATGGTGAAGGGTAAAAAGGGAATACAACATCAAGAGCTTATTAAAGATTTGGGAGATTTAGAGCTTTTAATGGAGGTGCAAAAAAGTCTTGGAAAG
- the LOC107008883 gene encoding myb-related protein 306-like encodes MGRVPCCDKVGVKKGPWTPEEDIMLVSYVQQHGPGNWRALPTKTGLRRCSKSCRLRWTNYLRPGIKRGNFTDQEEKMIIQLQALLGNKWAAIASYLPERTDNDIKNYWNTHLKKKMKKLDQCHGSNDLFSLENGLTHLSSSNSSTSRGQWERTLQADINMAKKALHNALSLENPTSSHNNIKQENTQVSSIYASSTENIARLLQGWMGSSTSSTNNCESSKSSSNNIATTDSSSCDGTPNAETKGGMGLMEAFESLFGLESFESSSSDELSQTATPEAIKIEIKKEENEHDVEVPLSIILENWLLDENTLNIQPKNDLTTLISFDETPQLF; translated from the exons ATGGGTAGAGTCCCTTGTTGTGATAAAGTGGGAGTGAAGAAAGGGCCATGGACTCCTGAAGAAGATATAATGTTAGTCTCTTATGTGCAACAACATGGTCCAGGCAATTGGAGGGCACTTCCCACTAAAACAG GATTGCGTAGGTGTAGCAAGAGCTGCAGGCTAAGATGGACAAACTACCTTAGGCCAGGGATAAAGAGGGGTAACTTCACagatcaagaagaaaaaatgattaTACAGCTTCAAGCACTTTTAGGAAACAA ATGGGCTGCAATAGCTTCGTATCTACCAGAGAGAACAGATAACGATATAAAAAACTACTGGAATACTCAtctaaagaaaaagatgaaaaagctTGATCAATGTCATGGATCAAATGATCTATTTTCTTTAGAAAATGGGCTTACTCACTTATCATCTTCAAATTCATCAACTTCTAGGGGACAATGGGAAAGGACACTTCAAGCTGATATTAACATGGCTAAAAAGGCTTTACATAATGCTTTGTCACTTGAAAATCCAACAAGCTCACACAATAATATTAAACAAGAAAATACACAAGTTTCTTCTATTTATGCATCAAGTACTGAAAATATAGCTAGATTGCTACAAGGATGGATGGGATCAAGTACTTCTTCCACAAATAATTGTGAAAGTtcaaaatcttcatcaaacaacATTGCAACAACTGATTCATCTTCATGTGATGGGACTCCAAATGCTGAAACCAAAG GTGGAATGGGGTTGATGGAAGCATTTGAGTCACTATTTGGTTTGGAATCATTTGAATCATCAAGTTCAGATGAGTTGTCTCAAACAGCAACTCCTGAGgctattaaaattgaaataaagaaggaagaaaatgaACATGATGTTGAAGTGCCACTATCTATTATCTTAGAGAATTGGTTGCTTGATGAAAATACACTCAatattcaaccaaaaaatgaCTTGACTACCTTGATATCTTTTGATGAAACTCCACAACTtttctag